Proteins from a genomic interval of Scatophagus argus isolate fScaArg1 chromosome 6, fScaArg1.pri, whole genome shotgun sequence:
- the LOC124060811 gene encoding uncharacterized protein LOC124060811 isoform X2, with product MTENNMESAEKGAGCVRLKKQTSVCPSAKSDRADKGRHRSSSNFKRITAVPLLSKFFSELDIHSNLMKVFAKKGGAQGRKIKTTMAPIIQADTISAGRESFLKGLCVYLNEDPQKLVKEDLDVDSIRMALAETPIGVFVVGHEGAELGDVGIALEGVEVMGNQRAKSFSARVGFYYYYYY from the exons ATGACTGAGAACAACATGGAGAGTGCAGAAAAAGGCGCCGGTTGTGTTCGTTTGAAAAAG CAAACATCAGTCTGCCCTTCAGCCAAGTCAGATCGTGCTGATAAAGGACGTCATCGGTCATCATCAA ACTTTAAGAGAATCACCGCAGTTCCTCTACTGTCGAAGTTCTTCTCAGAGCTGGATATTCACTCAAATCTGATGAAGGTGTTTGCCAAGAAAGGTGGTGCACaggggagaaaaataaagaccaCCATGGCACCCATAATCCAG GCTGACACTATCAGCGCTGGGAGAGAAAGCTTCCTCAAAGGCCTTTGTGTGTACCTAAATGAAGATCCACAGAAGCTGGTGAAGGAAGACCTG GATGTTGACAGCATTCGAATGGCCTTAGCAGAGACGCCCATAGGAGTTTTTGTTGTTGGGCATGAAGGTGCAGAGCTTGGTGATGTTGGCATTGCTCTGGAGGGGGTGGAAGTGATGG GTAATCAACGAGCCAAGAGCTTCAGTGCAAGAGttggtttttattattattattattattaa
- the LOC124060810 gene encoding uncharacterized protein LOC124060810 isoform X3, with product MMSKRIPQCSAAGQSENEQPPSNCQVDRSGNAALGCRNKAESSQRNGETASSSPESGSLNGDGKRSGKSRRRKKRSSNPDSVPEGKVDSKTKSEEKPDKGTSQSPDSHAGLIGLQSECANVWFERSVYERAESLYQCWLASSSNGTRQKNRSPSAPGKRSKSSSTVAPSSSELACHHGDQVACHHVVQAVWVNKTSFDQAECRFVEESTPSIPNSLDLPSQPNRSIAPRTPDEGYQSLAPTPATPVIHQAAITPTNRQSINGLPRIPVELLRDVWLEKPLYDRAEAAFYQNLYGNNSSKRSSCTSSARISDHPQSLVEEEEEGEVEGEVEEDDEEVLVEEKRVVPQGKAEVFHALLPIQEEEEPAEVPEKEEVTGGRVRYFLHPDSERVWLDKWRYDAAESRFHGYSGSEAVVVKKGRRSEEASIASIAPKRDNTMSSVDFLAQEKIWFDKPRYDEAERRFYERTNGSSQPTQVAAPSHRDVGANTILQDIARARENIQKSLAGSSSSAADQGELVSRIKSLELENQSLHKVVDDLRAALSKLECRVAVLEKSPVAAAPTPSVPYTNGTAVQPKSSAPVKEQEQEDEDDDIDLFGSDEDEEAEKLKEQRLKEYAEKKAKKPSVIAKSSILLDVKPWDDETDMAKLEECVRSVQVDGLLWGTSKLVPVGYGIKKLQIACVVEDDKVGTDMLEEEITKFEDFVQSVDVAAFNKI from the exons ATGATGTCTAAGAGGATCCCCCAGTGCTCTGCAGCGGGTCAGTCGGAGAATGAACAGCCTCCCAGCAACTGTCAGGTGGACCGGTCTGGGAACGCAGCACTGGGGTGTAGGAACAAGGCCGAGTCAAGTCAGAGAAACGGGGAGACGGCGTCATCGTCCCCAGAGAGCGGCAGCTTGAACGGAGATGGAAAGCGCAGCGGGAAAAGCCGCCGCCGCAAAAAACGCTCATCCAATCCCGATAGTGTCCCCGAGGGGAAGGTCGACAGTAAGACTAAGAGCGAAGAGAAACCAGATAAAGGGACCAGCCAGTCACCTGACTCCCACGCTGGGCTGATTGGCCTGCAGTCTGAGTGTGCCAATGTGTGGTTTGAGCGCAGCGTGTACGAGCGAGCTGAAAGCCTCTACCAGTGCTGGTTAGCGAGCTCCTCCAATGGGaccagacagaaaaacaggtcACCTTCAGCCCCTGGGAAACGGTCAAAGTCTTCATCCACTGTGGCTCCATCTTCCTCAGAGCTGGCGTGCCACCACGGCGATCAAGTAGCCTGCCATCATGTTGTACAAGCCGTGTGGGTGAACAAGACAAGCTTTGACCAAGCCGAATGCCGCTTTGTTGAAGAATCAACGCCATCCATTCCAAACTCTCTGGACCTTCCATCCCAGCCGAACCGCTCCATTGCACCCAGAACACCCGACGAAGGATATCAGTCTTTAGCCCCAACTCCTGCGACCCCTGTCATCCACCAAGCAGCCATCACACCGACCAACCGACAGTCGATTAACGGGCTGCCCCGCATCCCCGTGGAGCTGCTTAGAGATGTGTGGTTGGAGAAGCCGCTGTACGACCGCGCCGAAGCAGCCTTTTACCAGAACCTGTATGGCAACAATTCCTCCAAGCGCTCCAGCTGCACCTCCTCTGCCAGAATTAGTGATCACCCACAAAGTCTcgtagaagaggaggaggagggggaggtggagggggaggtggaggaggatgatgaggaagTGTTGGTGGAGGAAAAGCGGGTGGTCCCACAGGGTAAAGCAGAAGTCTTCCACGCTCTGCTCCCaattcaggaggaagaggagccagCTGAAGTCCCAGAGAAGGAAGAGGTGACGGGGGGCAGAGTCCGCTACTTCCTTCACCCAGACAGCGAGCGGGTGTGGCTGGACAAGTGGCGGTATGATGCTGCGGAGAGCCGTTTCCATGGTTACAGTGGGAGTGAGGCTGTGGTGGTGAAGAAGGGACGGAGGTCAGAAGAGGCGTCGATCGCCTCCATCGCCCCAAAGAGGGACAA CACCATGAGTTCAGTGGACTTTCTGGCCCAGGAGAAGATCTGGTTCGACAAACCTCGCTACGACGAGGCAGAACGACGCTTTTATGAGCGCACGAACGGCTCCTCCCAGCCAACACAGGTAGCTGCACCGTCCCACAGG gaTGTCGGAGCCAACACCATTCTGCAGGACATTGCTCGGGCACGAGAGAACATCCAGAAATCACTAGCAGGA agcagcagcagtgcggCCGATCAAGGAGAACTCGTCTCTCGCATCAAGAGTTTGGAGCTGGAGAACCAGAGCTTACATAAAG TGGTGGATGACTTGCGGGCTGCGCTGTCCAAACTGGAGTGCAGGGTAGCCGTTCTGGAGAAGTCTCCTGTGGCCGCAGCTCCCACGCCTTCGGTTCCCTACACAAAC GGCACCGCGGTCCAGCCGAAGAGCAGCGCCCCGGTTAAagagcaggaacaggaagatgaggatgacGACATTGACCTGTTTGGCAGTGATGAAGACGAAGAGGCGGAAAAGCTCAAAGAGCAGAGGTTGAAAGAGTACGCAGAGAAGAAGGCCAAGAAGCCCAGCGTCATCGCCAAGTCTTCCATCTTATTGGATGTCAAACCT tggGATGACGAAACTGACATGGCGAAGCTGGAGGAGTGTGTGCGCTCGGTGCAGGTTGACGGCCTGTTATGGGGCACATCCAAACTGGTTCCTGTGGGTTACGGCATCAAGAAGCTGCAGATCGCTTGTGTGGTGGAGGACGACAAGGTGGGAACAGACATGCTGGAGGAGGAAATCACCAAGTTTGAAGACTTT GTCCAGAGCGTCGACGTGGCGGCTTTCAACAAGATCTGA
- the LOC124060811 gene encoding uncharacterized protein LOC124060811 isoform X3: MTENNMESAEKGAGCVRLKKHLSAFRPKPPFAGRGRSSLAIANKHQSALQPSQIVLIKDVIGHHQADTISAGRESFLKGLCVYLNEDPQKLVKEDLDVDSIRMALAETPIGVFVVGHEGAELGDVGIALEGVEVMGNQRAKSFSARVGFYYYYYY, encoded by the exons ATGACTGAGAACAACATGGAGAGTGCAGAAAAAGGCGCCGGTTGTGTTCGTTTGAAAAAG CATCTGTCTGCCTTCCGACCAAAACCACCTTTTGCTGGTAGAGGTAGGAGTTCATTGGCCATCGCCAA CAAACATCAGTCTGCCCTTCAGCCAAGTCAGATCGTGCTGATAAAGGACGTCATCGGTCATCATCAA GCTGACACTATCAGCGCTGGGAGAGAAAGCTTCCTCAAAGGCCTTTGTGTGTACCTAAATGAAGATCCACAGAAGCTGGTGAAGGAAGACCTG GATGTTGACAGCATTCGAATGGCCTTAGCAGAGACGCCCATAGGAGTTTTTGTTGTTGGGCATGAAGGTGCAGAGCTTGGTGATGTTGGCATTGCTCTGGAGGGGGTGGAAGTGATGG GTAATCAACGAGCCAAGAGCTTCAGTGCAAGAGttggtttttattattattattattattaa
- the LOC124060810 gene encoding uncharacterized protein LOC124060810 isoform X2, giving the protein MMSKRIPQCSAAGQSENEQPPSNCQVDRSGNAALGCRNKAESSQRNGETASSSPESGSLNGDGKRSGKSRRRKKRSSNPDSVPEGKVDSKTKSEEKPDKGTSQSPDSHAGLIGLQSECANVWFERSVYERAESLYQCWLASSSNGTRQKNRSPSAPGKRSKSSSTVAPSSSELACHHGDQVACHHVVQAVWVNKTSFDQAECRFVEESTPSIPNSLDLPSQPNRSIAPRTPDEGYQSLAPTPATPVIHQAAITPTNRQSINGLPRIPVELLRDVWLEKPLYDRAEAAFYQNLYGNNSSKRSSCTSSARISDHPQSLVEEEEEGEVEGEVEEDDEEVLVEEKRVVPQGKAEVFHALLPIQEEEEPAEVPEKEEVTGGRVRYFLHPDSERVWLDKWRYDAAESRFHGYSGSEAVVVKKGRRSEEASIASIAPKRDNTMSSVDFLAQEKIWFDKPRYDEAERRFYERTNGSSQPTQDVGANTILQDIARARENIQKSLAGLKTTLCNRGSGQPSLSQQSHLSSSSAADQGELVSRIKSLELENQSLHKVVDDLRAALSKLECRVAVLEKSPVAAAPTPSVPYTNGTAVQPKSSAPVKEQEQEDEDDDIDLFGSDEDEEAEKLKEQRLKEYAEKKAKKPSVIAKSSILLDVKPWDDETDMAKLEECVRSVQVDGLLWGTSKLVPVGYGIKKLQIACVVEDDKVGTDMLEEEITKFEDFVQSVDVAAFNKI; this is encoded by the exons ATGATGTCTAAGAGGATCCCCCAGTGCTCTGCAGCGGGTCAGTCGGAGAATGAACAGCCTCCCAGCAACTGTCAGGTGGACCGGTCTGGGAACGCAGCACTGGGGTGTAGGAACAAGGCCGAGTCAAGTCAGAGAAACGGGGAGACGGCGTCATCGTCCCCAGAGAGCGGCAGCTTGAACGGAGATGGAAAGCGCAGCGGGAAAAGCCGCCGCCGCAAAAAACGCTCATCCAATCCCGATAGTGTCCCCGAGGGGAAGGTCGACAGTAAGACTAAGAGCGAAGAGAAACCAGATAAAGGGACCAGCCAGTCACCTGACTCCCACGCTGGGCTGATTGGCCTGCAGTCTGAGTGTGCCAATGTGTGGTTTGAGCGCAGCGTGTACGAGCGAGCTGAAAGCCTCTACCAGTGCTGGTTAGCGAGCTCCTCCAATGGGaccagacagaaaaacaggtcACCTTCAGCCCCTGGGAAACGGTCAAAGTCTTCATCCACTGTGGCTCCATCTTCCTCAGAGCTGGCGTGCCACCACGGCGATCAAGTAGCCTGCCATCATGTTGTACAAGCCGTGTGGGTGAACAAGACAAGCTTTGACCAAGCCGAATGCCGCTTTGTTGAAGAATCAACGCCATCCATTCCAAACTCTCTGGACCTTCCATCCCAGCCGAACCGCTCCATTGCACCCAGAACACCCGACGAAGGATATCAGTCTTTAGCCCCAACTCCTGCGACCCCTGTCATCCACCAAGCAGCCATCACACCGACCAACCGACAGTCGATTAACGGGCTGCCCCGCATCCCCGTGGAGCTGCTTAGAGATGTGTGGTTGGAGAAGCCGCTGTACGACCGCGCCGAAGCAGCCTTTTACCAGAACCTGTATGGCAACAATTCCTCCAAGCGCTCCAGCTGCACCTCCTCTGCCAGAATTAGTGATCACCCACAAAGTCTcgtagaagaggaggaggagggggaggtggagggggaggtggaggaggatgatgaggaagTGTTGGTGGAGGAAAAGCGGGTGGTCCCACAGGGTAAAGCAGAAGTCTTCCACGCTCTGCTCCCaattcaggaggaagaggagccagCTGAAGTCCCAGAGAAGGAAGAGGTGACGGGGGGCAGAGTCCGCTACTTCCTTCACCCAGACAGCGAGCGGGTGTGGCTGGACAAGTGGCGGTATGATGCTGCGGAGAGCCGTTTCCATGGTTACAGTGGGAGTGAGGCTGTGGTGGTGAAGAAGGGACGGAGGTCAGAAGAGGCGTCGATCGCCTCCATCGCCCCAAAGAGGGACAA CACCATGAGTTCAGTGGACTTTCTGGCCCAGGAGAAGATCTGGTTCGACAAACCTCGCTACGACGAGGCAGAACGACGCTTTTATGAGCGCACGAACGGCTCCTCCCAGCCAACACAG gaTGTCGGAGCCAACACCATTCTGCAGGACATTGCTCGGGCACGAGAGAACATCCAGAAATCACTAGCAGGA CTGAAGACTACACTGTGTAACAGAGGGTCTGGTCAACCTTCCCTGAGCCAGCAGTCCCACCTT agcagcagcagtgcggCCGATCAAGGAGAACTCGTCTCTCGCATCAAGAGTTTGGAGCTGGAGAACCAGAGCTTACATAAAG TGGTGGATGACTTGCGGGCTGCGCTGTCCAAACTGGAGTGCAGGGTAGCCGTTCTGGAGAAGTCTCCTGTGGCCGCAGCTCCCACGCCTTCGGTTCCCTACACAAAC GGCACCGCGGTCCAGCCGAAGAGCAGCGCCCCGGTTAAagagcaggaacaggaagatgaggatgacGACATTGACCTGTTTGGCAGTGATGAAGACGAAGAGGCGGAAAAGCTCAAAGAGCAGAGGTTGAAAGAGTACGCAGAGAAGAAGGCCAAGAAGCCCAGCGTCATCGCCAAGTCTTCCATCTTATTGGATGTCAAACCT tggGATGACGAAACTGACATGGCGAAGCTGGAGGAGTGTGTGCGCTCGGTGCAGGTTGACGGCCTGTTATGGGGCACATCCAAACTGGTTCCTGTGGGTTACGGCATCAAGAAGCTGCAGATCGCTTGTGTGGTGGAGGACGACAAGGTGGGAACAGACATGCTGGAGGAGGAAATCACCAAGTTTGAAGACTTT GTCCAGAGCGTCGACGTGGCGGCTTTCAACAAGATCTGA
- the LOC124060810 gene encoding uncharacterized protein LOC124060810 isoform X4: MMSKRIPQCSAAGQSENEQPPSNCQVDRSGNAALGCRNKAESSQRNGETASSSPESGSLNGDGKRSGKSRRRKKRSSNPDSVPEGKVDSKTKSEEKPDKGTSQSPDSHAGLIGLQSECANVWFERSVYERAESLYQCWLASSSNGTRQKNRSPSAPGKRSKSSSTVAPSSSELACHHGDQVACHHVVQAVWVNKTSFDQAECRFVEESTPSIPNSLDLPSQPNRSIAPRTPDEGYQSLAPTPATPVIHQAAITPTNRQSINGLPRIPVELLRDVWLEKPLYDRAEAAFYQNLYGNNSSKRSSCTSSARISDHPQSLVEEEEEGEVEGEVEEDDEEVLVEEKRVVPQGKAEVFHALLPIQEEEEPAEVPEKEEVTGGRVRYFLHPDSERVWLDKWRYDAAESRFHGYSGSEAVVVKKGRRSEEASIASIAPKRDNTMSSVDFLAQEKIWFDKPRYDEAERRFYERTNGSSQPTQDVGANTILQDIARARENIQKSLAGSSSSAADQGELVSRIKSLELENQSLHKVVDDLRAALSKLECRVAVLEKSPVAAAPTPSVPYTNGTAVQPKSSAPVKEQEQEDEDDDIDLFGSDEDEEAEKLKEQRLKEYAEKKAKKPSVIAKSSILLDVKPWDDETDMAKLEECVRSVQVDGLLWGTSKLVPVGYGIKKLQIACVVEDDKVGTDMLEEEITKFEDFVQSVDVAAFNKI; the protein is encoded by the exons ATGATGTCTAAGAGGATCCCCCAGTGCTCTGCAGCGGGTCAGTCGGAGAATGAACAGCCTCCCAGCAACTGTCAGGTGGACCGGTCTGGGAACGCAGCACTGGGGTGTAGGAACAAGGCCGAGTCAAGTCAGAGAAACGGGGAGACGGCGTCATCGTCCCCAGAGAGCGGCAGCTTGAACGGAGATGGAAAGCGCAGCGGGAAAAGCCGCCGCCGCAAAAAACGCTCATCCAATCCCGATAGTGTCCCCGAGGGGAAGGTCGACAGTAAGACTAAGAGCGAAGAGAAACCAGATAAAGGGACCAGCCAGTCACCTGACTCCCACGCTGGGCTGATTGGCCTGCAGTCTGAGTGTGCCAATGTGTGGTTTGAGCGCAGCGTGTACGAGCGAGCTGAAAGCCTCTACCAGTGCTGGTTAGCGAGCTCCTCCAATGGGaccagacagaaaaacaggtcACCTTCAGCCCCTGGGAAACGGTCAAAGTCTTCATCCACTGTGGCTCCATCTTCCTCAGAGCTGGCGTGCCACCACGGCGATCAAGTAGCCTGCCATCATGTTGTACAAGCCGTGTGGGTGAACAAGACAAGCTTTGACCAAGCCGAATGCCGCTTTGTTGAAGAATCAACGCCATCCATTCCAAACTCTCTGGACCTTCCATCCCAGCCGAACCGCTCCATTGCACCCAGAACACCCGACGAAGGATATCAGTCTTTAGCCCCAACTCCTGCGACCCCTGTCATCCACCAAGCAGCCATCACACCGACCAACCGACAGTCGATTAACGGGCTGCCCCGCATCCCCGTGGAGCTGCTTAGAGATGTGTGGTTGGAGAAGCCGCTGTACGACCGCGCCGAAGCAGCCTTTTACCAGAACCTGTATGGCAACAATTCCTCCAAGCGCTCCAGCTGCACCTCCTCTGCCAGAATTAGTGATCACCCACAAAGTCTcgtagaagaggaggaggagggggaggtggagggggaggtggaggaggatgatgaggaagTGTTGGTGGAGGAAAAGCGGGTGGTCCCACAGGGTAAAGCAGAAGTCTTCCACGCTCTGCTCCCaattcaggaggaagaggagccagCTGAAGTCCCAGAGAAGGAAGAGGTGACGGGGGGCAGAGTCCGCTACTTCCTTCACCCAGACAGCGAGCGGGTGTGGCTGGACAAGTGGCGGTATGATGCTGCGGAGAGCCGTTTCCATGGTTACAGTGGGAGTGAGGCTGTGGTGGTGAAGAAGGGACGGAGGTCAGAAGAGGCGTCGATCGCCTCCATCGCCCCAAAGAGGGACAA CACCATGAGTTCAGTGGACTTTCTGGCCCAGGAGAAGATCTGGTTCGACAAACCTCGCTACGACGAGGCAGAACGACGCTTTTATGAGCGCACGAACGGCTCCTCCCAGCCAACACAG gaTGTCGGAGCCAACACCATTCTGCAGGACATTGCTCGGGCACGAGAGAACATCCAGAAATCACTAGCAGGA agcagcagcagtgcggCCGATCAAGGAGAACTCGTCTCTCGCATCAAGAGTTTGGAGCTGGAGAACCAGAGCTTACATAAAG TGGTGGATGACTTGCGGGCTGCGCTGTCCAAACTGGAGTGCAGGGTAGCCGTTCTGGAGAAGTCTCCTGTGGCCGCAGCTCCCACGCCTTCGGTTCCCTACACAAAC GGCACCGCGGTCCAGCCGAAGAGCAGCGCCCCGGTTAAagagcaggaacaggaagatgaggatgacGACATTGACCTGTTTGGCAGTGATGAAGACGAAGAGGCGGAAAAGCTCAAAGAGCAGAGGTTGAAAGAGTACGCAGAGAAGAAGGCCAAGAAGCCCAGCGTCATCGCCAAGTCTTCCATCTTATTGGATGTCAAACCT tggGATGACGAAACTGACATGGCGAAGCTGGAGGAGTGTGTGCGCTCGGTGCAGGTTGACGGCCTGTTATGGGGCACATCCAAACTGGTTCCTGTGGGTTACGGCATCAAGAAGCTGCAGATCGCTTGTGTGGTGGAGGACGACAAGGTGGGAACAGACATGCTGGAGGAGGAAATCACCAAGTTTGAAGACTTT GTCCAGAGCGTCGACGTGGCGGCTTTCAACAAGATCTGA
- the LOC124060810 gene encoding uncharacterized protein LOC124060810 isoform X1 yields MMSKRIPQCSAAGQSENEQPPSNCQVDRSGNAALGCRNKAESSQRNGETASSSPESGSLNGDGKRSGKSRRRKKRSSNPDSVPEGKVDSKTKSEEKPDKGTSQSPDSHAGLIGLQSECANVWFERSVYERAESLYQCWLASSSNGTRQKNRSPSAPGKRSKSSSTVAPSSSELACHHGDQVACHHVVQAVWVNKTSFDQAECRFVEESTPSIPNSLDLPSQPNRSIAPRTPDEGYQSLAPTPATPVIHQAAITPTNRQSINGLPRIPVELLRDVWLEKPLYDRAEAAFYQNLYGNNSSKRSSCTSSARISDHPQSLVEEEEEGEVEGEVEEDDEEVLVEEKRVVPQGKAEVFHALLPIQEEEEPAEVPEKEEVTGGRVRYFLHPDSERVWLDKWRYDAAESRFHGYSGSEAVVVKKGRRSEEASIASIAPKRDNTMSSVDFLAQEKIWFDKPRYDEAERRFYERTNGSSQPTQVAAPSHRDVGANTILQDIARARENIQKSLAGLKTTLCNRGSGQPSLSQQSHLSSSSAADQGELVSRIKSLELENQSLHKVVDDLRAALSKLECRVAVLEKSPVAAAPTPSVPYTNGTAVQPKSSAPVKEQEQEDEDDDIDLFGSDEDEEAEKLKEQRLKEYAEKKAKKPSVIAKSSILLDVKPWDDETDMAKLEECVRSVQVDGLLWGTSKLVPVGYGIKKLQIACVVEDDKVGTDMLEEEITKFEDFVQSVDVAAFNKI; encoded by the exons ATGATGTCTAAGAGGATCCCCCAGTGCTCTGCAGCGGGTCAGTCGGAGAATGAACAGCCTCCCAGCAACTGTCAGGTGGACCGGTCTGGGAACGCAGCACTGGGGTGTAGGAACAAGGCCGAGTCAAGTCAGAGAAACGGGGAGACGGCGTCATCGTCCCCAGAGAGCGGCAGCTTGAACGGAGATGGAAAGCGCAGCGGGAAAAGCCGCCGCCGCAAAAAACGCTCATCCAATCCCGATAGTGTCCCCGAGGGGAAGGTCGACAGTAAGACTAAGAGCGAAGAGAAACCAGATAAAGGGACCAGCCAGTCACCTGACTCCCACGCTGGGCTGATTGGCCTGCAGTCTGAGTGTGCCAATGTGTGGTTTGAGCGCAGCGTGTACGAGCGAGCTGAAAGCCTCTACCAGTGCTGGTTAGCGAGCTCCTCCAATGGGaccagacagaaaaacaggtcACCTTCAGCCCCTGGGAAACGGTCAAAGTCTTCATCCACTGTGGCTCCATCTTCCTCAGAGCTGGCGTGCCACCACGGCGATCAAGTAGCCTGCCATCATGTTGTACAAGCCGTGTGGGTGAACAAGACAAGCTTTGACCAAGCCGAATGCCGCTTTGTTGAAGAATCAACGCCATCCATTCCAAACTCTCTGGACCTTCCATCCCAGCCGAACCGCTCCATTGCACCCAGAACACCCGACGAAGGATATCAGTCTTTAGCCCCAACTCCTGCGACCCCTGTCATCCACCAAGCAGCCATCACACCGACCAACCGACAGTCGATTAACGGGCTGCCCCGCATCCCCGTGGAGCTGCTTAGAGATGTGTGGTTGGAGAAGCCGCTGTACGACCGCGCCGAAGCAGCCTTTTACCAGAACCTGTATGGCAACAATTCCTCCAAGCGCTCCAGCTGCACCTCCTCTGCCAGAATTAGTGATCACCCACAAAGTCTcgtagaagaggaggaggagggggaggtggagggggaggtggaggaggatgatgaggaagTGTTGGTGGAGGAAAAGCGGGTGGTCCCACAGGGTAAAGCAGAAGTCTTCCACGCTCTGCTCCCaattcaggaggaagaggagccagCTGAAGTCCCAGAGAAGGAAGAGGTGACGGGGGGCAGAGTCCGCTACTTCCTTCACCCAGACAGCGAGCGGGTGTGGCTGGACAAGTGGCGGTATGATGCTGCGGAGAGCCGTTTCCATGGTTACAGTGGGAGTGAGGCTGTGGTGGTGAAGAAGGGACGGAGGTCAGAAGAGGCGTCGATCGCCTCCATCGCCCCAAAGAGGGACAA CACCATGAGTTCAGTGGACTTTCTGGCCCAGGAGAAGATCTGGTTCGACAAACCTCGCTACGACGAGGCAGAACGACGCTTTTATGAGCGCACGAACGGCTCCTCCCAGCCAACACAGGTAGCTGCACCGTCCCACAGG gaTGTCGGAGCCAACACCATTCTGCAGGACATTGCTCGGGCACGAGAGAACATCCAGAAATCACTAGCAGGA CTGAAGACTACACTGTGTAACAGAGGGTCTGGTCAACCTTCCCTGAGCCAGCAGTCCCACCTT agcagcagcagtgcggCCGATCAAGGAGAACTCGTCTCTCGCATCAAGAGTTTGGAGCTGGAGAACCAGAGCTTACATAAAG TGGTGGATGACTTGCGGGCTGCGCTGTCCAAACTGGAGTGCAGGGTAGCCGTTCTGGAGAAGTCTCCTGTGGCCGCAGCTCCCACGCCTTCGGTTCCCTACACAAAC GGCACCGCGGTCCAGCCGAAGAGCAGCGCCCCGGTTAAagagcaggaacaggaagatgaggatgacGACATTGACCTGTTTGGCAGTGATGAAGACGAAGAGGCGGAAAAGCTCAAAGAGCAGAGGTTGAAAGAGTACGCAGAGAAGAAGGCCAAGAAGCCCAGCGTCATCGCCAAGTCTTCCATCTTATTGGATGTCAAACCT tggGATGACGAAACTGACATGGCGAAGCTGGAGGAGTGTGTGCGCTCGGTGCAGGTTGACGGCCTGTTATGGGGCACATCCAAACTGGTTCCTGTGGGTTACGGCATCAAGAAGCTGCAGATCGCTTGTGTGGTGGAGGACGACAAGGTGGGAACAGACATGCTGGAGGAGGAAATCACCAAGTTTGAAGACTTT GTCCAGAGCGTCGACGTGGCGGCTTTCAACAAGATCTGA
- the LOC124060811 gene encoding uncharacterized protein LOC124060811 isoform X1 — MTENNMESAEKGAGCVRLKKHLSAFRPKPPFAGRGRSSLAIANKHQSALQPSQIVLIKDVIGHHQLSADFKRITAVPLLSKFFSELDIHSNLMKVFAKKGGAQGRKIKTTMAPIIQADTISAGRESFLKGLCVYLNEDPQKLVKEDLDVDSIRMALAETPIGVFVVGHEGAELGDVGIALEGVEVMGNQRAKSFSARVGFYYYYYY, encoded by the exons ATGACTGAGAACAACATGGAGAGTGCAGAAAAAGGCGCCGGTTGTGTTCGTTTGAAAAAG CATCTGTCTGCCTTCCGACCAAAACCACCTTTTGCTGGTAGAGGTAGGAGTTCATTGGCCATCGCCAA CAAACATCAGTCTGCCCTTCAGCCAAGTCAGATCGTGCTGATAAAGGACGTCATCGGTCATCATCAA CTGAGCGCAGACTTTAAGAGAATCACCGCAGTTCCTCTACTGTCGAAGTTCTTCTCAGAGCTGGATATTCACTCAAATCTGATGAAGGTGTTTGCCAAGAAAGGTGGTGCACaggggagaaaaataaagaccaCCATGGCACCCATAATCCAG GCTGACACTATCAGCGCTGGGAGAGAAAGCTTCCTCAAAGGCCTTTGTGTGTACCTAAATGAAGATCCACAGAAGCTGGTGAAGGAAGACCTG GATGTTGACAGCATTCGAATGGCCTTAGCAGAGACGCCCATAGGAGTTTTTGTTGTTGGGCATGAAGGTGCAGAGCTTGGTGATGTTGGCATTGCTCTGGAGGGGGTGGAAGTGATGG GTAATCAACGAGCCAAGAGCTTCAGTGCAAGAGttggtttttattattattattattattaa